The Pithys albifrons albifrons isolate INPA30051 chromosome 6, PitAlb_v1, whole genome shotgun sequence region TCTCCTTCCTGCGAGACTTCGGTGACGTTGCCTGGGTCCATCAGCAGTGCCACCACCCTTATATCCCAATCTTTCAGACTTTTTCCCCAAGCACCAGTGTTGCTTTGGCTACTCCTGTTTTAGATTTCACGGCTGAGCTTGAGCAGTGGAGGCAAAAGTCAGGCCTTGTGGGAGAAGCATAAGTCTGGAAAAAGCTGCATGGACGTACCTTGAGGATATACTGCTCTCCTGTGAGCTCATACTTGTTCCCTCCTAGTGTTAGTGTGATGACAGGCAGCGTTGGCACGTTACCACAGGGGACCACGTACTGAAATGGCAACAGTAAGGCCTTAAGGTGGGAGCTCCCACACTCTCAGGACAGGGCACAGTCCTCCTTGGGCACAATCACATCTTTGCTGTGGTTTTCCCCCAAATCAGCTCATCTTGGTGCAGGACAAGCTTGAGGTGGGCTAAGTAGGCTGCTCCTTGTCTAGGGCTGCAAGCTGAGGAGCCAGAGCACTTTATGGATAGAGATGAGGTCAAAGAATGTTGGATTCGGCTTTTGGCTCTGCTGAGTCCCAGGGTGCAACAGCCaatgtggcacagctgggggtgtttaCCACAAAAAAGGCCACTGTGGCTCAATACAAcctacagacacacacagggactCACAGTGTAACGAACAGACAAAGCCAGTTTCATTAACACTGGCAAGTCTTTGGGATGATGTCAGGTCTTAAGCCAGCTGTTGCTGCAGCACGGGGTCTCCGATTTGCAAAAATGCCCTACAAGTGCTCATGGCTCTGTGATTCGGGAGGGGTTTCAGAGCAGGGCATTTTTTCTAGAAGGTCTTTATAATCCATGTTCTTCCACAATttcagggaggagagagaaccTTGTGTAATTAGCTTTGATGTTTAAAAACTTGGCAGCAAAGGGCTGTCATTTGCATTAAATATACTTGTATTAAAATGTCTCTGGACTCACATTAATGTGAATCCTTGGCCTCAGCTGCAACTCAGATCCCTTTTCTTCCACCTCAGAGATGGGTGGCAGAGGTGACCCAAAGCCTCCCAAGGTTCACTGGACTTGGGCCTTCTACCATTAGCATGAGCAGGGTGGTGAATGCTACCCAGGGTCAAAAGGTGAAGGGGTCCTTGCTATGCTAGGGGTTTTATCAGGAGCACAGGTTGGGAACAGAGATCAGAAGGAGCAGAAGACTTGGGTCTCAACCAAGCATCTGGCTAAAAAGTAGGGTGTAAGAGCAGATGCTCCAATGGCCAGACTCCCACATTCTTAGCCTGGCCTCACCTCGCCTTTGATGAGTGGTTTCGCGCCAATGGCTTTCTGTAGCTTGTTCACTTCTGCTTTAGGGCCAGTGATGAGTGAGGTTCCTGTGTCCACGATGGCCTCACAGCCCCCGTGGCACAGAGTCAGTCCACTGGCAACGCTCACCCTGTGGAGAGATGCCCAGGTAGAAGACAACCCTTAGAGGCCTCCTAGTGAAGgctaaaggaagaagaaagcaaagagtTTATGGCTGGGCCCAGGCAGTACACAGGGATGCAAGGGAGCACTATGACAGACGCCCAGGAAGGACAGATGCTCAGAAATACTGATGCAGCACCAACTGAGTGCACAGATGCCCTGGCTCCCTGTCATTTGCTCATGACTGGGCAGGTACCTTGAGGTGTTACTGCATTTCAGCAGAGAGCCTGGACCACTGTGTATCCTGCCTGCTACCTGCACTCCAGAGGAAACACCACAGCTAATGGATAAGGGAGCAAGCTAAGGGCAATGCATTATGGACTAGTATGGCCTGTGCTACTACAAAAAACAAAGGGTTAAAGGAGTGGAGTGACAAcagtggacaagggaagggtTCCTCTATAGAGAAGAGGTGTGACAGGAGCTGCTTGGCTTCCTCACCCGCATCGCATTTCACAGCAGTGCAGACAGACAAAGCCTTCCAGCCAAGGGTCTGCCACACTTTGCCAATGCAGCCGGGCTGGGGGAAATGAAAACTAAAACCCTGCACTGGGGAGGGATGCGATTCCTAGGAAAAGGACATGCTCTGATCACAGGCCACTTTTAAGTTCCTATCACGTGGGAGAGCTCAGAATAGACCAGGGGGCTGGCAGCCGGCAGCTCAGCCTGCTCTCCTCTCTTCTGCCTCCAACAATGTGTGCTGATTGCTGCGCCGTGCCCTTCAGTCAAGGGCTGCCTTCCTGCGGCCTCATCCTGCTCCTCTGGAGCTGTCTGCAAGTGAGCCAGGCAGCTCAGGCCTTGTTGAGAGCTGAGCAAAGCTGGGGTTTAATGAATGGGGCTTGCCCTGCCTGCAAGGAGGACACACTGGCATTTTTCCCCACTTTGCGAGGATGAAGTGGGCATTGTCAAGGGTCAAGCAATAAACAAAAGATTTTGCAGAACACCTCCTTATGGTttcccacctctccttcccttccagtgACAAATGACCCAGGTTGGGATTTTAATCCGCTTTTTTTGGTGTGGATGTGTTGCAGGAATAGTGATGATTCCTTTTTGTGGAGGGtctcagcccagccccaggcatTTGCTGTCTGCACACATGACCCCATGCATGTAGTCTGGTGGAGAAGGGAACTTACGAATCCATGTGGATCTGCCAGTAGGCCTTGCGTGTGACATTCATCCAGCTGAACTCACCGCTGTAATACTTGGGGTCAGTCCCTCCCAGAAGCAGCTCACCACCAGGCTGAGCACTGGGGTCTCTGAAAAACAATAGCCAAACCTGTGAACATCAGGGGCAGGGTGAGAACAATCCCCTTCACGTGCCTTGAAAATACATACTGGGATGCATAGCATGGGATGCACAGCATTAGCAGCATTGGAGATGGACAACGTACACTGAGCTATGCTATGTCAGCATAAGGACAGATACTGTGAGAtaggctgggctggggaaatGGGAGTATTTTAGTCCAAGGCATCCTGCAGCTTTTCACCTAGTGCATTCTCACAGATACCTGAAGAAACTGACATCAGAGAAAGGGGATAGCAAAGGGGAACTGACCACTGACACAAGGATCTCCTGAATAATCCAGTTGTAAAAAGTGCTTGTGCAGGGCTGGACATGGCCAATGCAGGGTTAGGTTACCTGCACTCAACTCTGTGCCAACCATCAGCCTTGGAGTTTATTCTCAAGGTTAGTATCAGATAAAAGCTCACTGCCAAGCAGATGGGAAGAAATATGGTGGTGGGGGAGGGCTGGTGCTTGAACAACTAGCAGCagccctctctgccctccccgCTCCCAACATGCTCCTTTTTGGGTTGAAGTAGTTCAGAGtccctgctgcagtgccaggaggatGAAGGGGTGTTCTGGGGGGAGCATTAGGTGGAAAggtgctggaagctgcagatTATTTCCCAGGGGAATGAGAGAGCATTAGCCCCATCATTAGTGAAGACTGCTGGGGGGCACACTTGCCTGGGAGGTGACACGGTGGTGGCCACATGGCTTATGGATTTTGGCAGCAGATTGAGGCTGTGTTTACCCCTCTAAAGGGGACTGCACTAGGAGCATGCAGTGTTGTGAACATCCTCTCTCTCTTCATGAGTTAATTTATCTGGTCACAGATCTACCCAGCTTTTATCAGTAAACCAGCTGCATTTCTACTTCCCTTCTTCTTACTCTAAAGCAGTAAACAGAAGAGATTTTGGCCTGACTGCTCCTGCAAGCTGAACTTGCTGAGGCTTACTCCACTGAGAAGCACTGGCCAGAATGTAAAATAGCAGATGACAAGAGGTGCTATTGGCAGACAGAGAAAAGCTCACTGGGCTTGCCCTTGCAATGAGGTGTGTCACCAAAACCAACACTACCTGTTTAGGTAGAAAGAGAACACATTTTTCTTGATCAGCTTCTGTTGCATGATGTTATCAAAGAAAGGGATGACCTGGTCCACAGAGATCTTTGGGTATGCCATACCCAGGATGCCATCAAACTTGGCAGCGATGAATGTCATGCCTGGCTGCTTCACGGCCTCCCCGAAGGTCTGATCCCGGATTTTTAAGTCACCGAGCTGTAGGgagatggggagggaagggaaaagcagaCTGTAAAGAAAACTGACACAGGGGACCAAGGTGGTAACGAGATCTCACTGAACATAGGCTGTAGTGCATCCCTCAGTGTGCTGCCACACTCCTGACTGCTTTCACAGTTGCATTTGTAGGCAGCTGCAGAAACCAGATACCCTGGTGCCACTCTTGTCAGGGAAGAGACAGGCAACTCTGGCTGCACATTTGAACGTTCTGAGTCCCTGCAAAGCCCAGCATGCCTTTAAGGGTAGGAGCTTCCCTTTGCTCTTTGCCCACCTCACTCAGCCCTTTTAGCCTTTTACTGGGTCACATCACCGGCCATACCATTCTGTGGCTCCTCCTCTTTGCACAGAGGGACCCATATCACTTTGCCCCCTGTACATCCCTTCCTCTATCACCTACTTCATCCTTTCCTCCCAGTCTGAAATGCTCTTAAGCTGCATCTTTAATCCTCTTCCCCAGCCTGGATGTCTTCTAAGTCATCTCTGTATCCCACCTCCTTCAATGCTGCAGATGTCCCTTGTTGGGAGCACAAATCCCAATCACCTCTGCCCACAACCCCTGTGATCTCTCCTATGCAAGAAACATCCCCAGGATATTGCTGCATCTCTCATAAGAACCACCCGCCTGCATAGACCTCCCATGGGAGGGGAGAAGACCAGCCAAGAAAGCAAGGTTGAGCCTGAAGCACAAAAATAGCAAGAGGAGTACTAAGAATTCAAAGGTCACCTCTCCTGATAGCCATGAAATGACTGGCATTCCCCACTGGAAAACTGAAACGCCTTGCAAGGGCAgatgaagtagagaaaagccagaacttaggggattttacaaagagcacccaactttcatgggagtttccaagagataaggtttaaccTTCAGTGGAGTCATAATTAACGATCCAATTAGCGTAGACCTGTGCTTAGCTAAACAACAAATTgacaggttaatcccaagaaagaaaccagaacaccatagttggcaaaacccactgcaagatcatacagagttcatgaggatgaggagcaagaatgcgaccaccacctgatgaagtaacaggatctcccctcataatattcctcaaaatggacagctccgccccaactccgcctgctatgaatattatattgcaatattataattatgcatgaatatgtatgtaagaatactgtaatccctcaccaaaatgtataaatattgtagcttctcactgtagattttgaagctctttgtcCGACGCTAGTCGGGGGCTTcccaacgttgtcttaataaataccttgctgtttatggactaaaactttgtctctaaacagtttgttctgcctttttgggcatcacaGATCCCCGGAAGGAAGATTACAGAAAACAGGATAGATCTGCTGATGAGGAGCAGGACTCATCTGCTGGCTCCTGGCTCCAGCAGTTCAGGAGGTTTGTGAGCTTCTGGCTGACCACAGGCAATTTTAGCATCCATGCTAGGACAATTTCAGCCTCTCAGCCGGCAGCTAGCAGCCCTGTAGTGAACCAGGCTGGACTGACAAGCTGGCCTTTCCTACCTGATGGCAGATAACGATCCCTGTAAATTACTAATATCCCCCCAGGGCTAGACAGTGCAAGGCTGGAATGGCAGTGCTGCCTTTAATGGTGTTGGAAGATTGTGCTAGGAAAGGGTGATCGAGCCTTGCAAAAGCTAAAAGCCACAGGGCAGGATGTGGGGCAAAACAGAATACAGCAATGCATCCGCTTGCTGGCATGTGGCGAGTGCCCCAGTTGTTTGCTGCAGGCTTAGAAAAACCACCACTTGGCACGGCTGGTcctacagcagcacagaaagttCAATAAAGCTTCCActtaaaagaaagtaaaatgcaaTGGACTGATAGGACTGAGCATCAGGTTTGTTTGGATACTGCCCTGCTTGCACATCCCAAGGAGGAGGCAGGTTCCTGTCTGGTTGTTGTATCTCAGCAGACCCTGCCTGCACATAGTCCTCAGAAGGACTGAAACCCAAGACCATCTATAGCAGAGTGCTGCTGCCAGGTGACAGATGCTTTGTCTCTGTCCCCCTGCTGATTCTTGCCCAGATACAGAGCAATCGAAAATCATGATCAGTGGATGGCTGTGTGGTGGCTGCCCTCCAGGACTTTGCAGACAGGTGTCAGCACCCCACAGCTCATCCATCCTCCTTGTTAGGGGCCTCAGCCAGAGGGCAAGTGCTGGATGGCAAAGGCAGACTATGAGGCGAGGGCCTCTGACACAGCTTGGCCCTGGGGGCACAGAGGCACAGGGGAGAGGCAAGGAGGGCATCTCCTGTGTGGTGTATCTGCACTGCAGTCATGGGAGACACCTTATGCCCCACAGCCTGCAAAGTTCCCTCTGCTGTCCCTTGAAGGATATCCCAAGGTTGGGCTGTGATAAAGGGATGAGATGCCTGAGCAGCAGATGGCTGCCTGAACCTGCTTCTCTTTGGATAGCAAGCACCACTGGGGAATGCAGTGCTACAGGGCATCACTCCTCCACTAAAGGAGAGGATGTTTCCCATGAGCTCATCACCCTCTCAAAACGAAATTCAGGACTGAAGGACTCTGGACTACCTGCCAACCAGTGCCTTTTGGTGAGATGTCTGGAGCCAAGAGGGTCACACTGAAGGCAATTTCAAATGTCTGTATTGCCAGACTACACCTGACAGGGAGCTTGCCTGTGTCCAAGCTGAAGGTCCCCAACCCTCTGCGTTGCCCTTGCTCCTGCATACTACAAGCCTGACACTGCTTAGCTACATGCAAGAGGTTTCTCTTGCTTCTGCACAGACAGAAACCGAATGGTACAAGCTGTGCTGTCTGCCAAGAACCATCCCCACTTCCCAAACAAACTCAGGCACAAAATCCTCACTCTGAGCTGCGAGGAAATGGAGAGTTAATTAGCAAGCAGGCATCAAGGTGAtaattacaaacaaaaaaaagagaaaaagctgcaatCTTCTTTCTGACTCACTTCAGCCCCAGCATTAAGCTGGAAAGTGCCTAAACCAGCCCACACTTTCTAAGGACAGTGTTTGCTGTTTGCCTCACTGCCTCTTTGGATGCAGTGTACAGGCAGTGGATGGTACTTCCAGGCTATCCTGAAATTTTCATGCTATAAGGATGAGATAAAGAATGTACCTTGCATGAGTCACATATTTTAGGCTCCTCttggatatttttattatgaCGAAATTGGTAAGCCAATGCTTTTCAGCTGAACCTACACAAAAAGCTCCAAATCCCCAGATTTATGTGCTTAATACAAAACTTTGCTTTGTCTCTCCCCTGCTGCAAAGCAAACATATGCTCTTAACCCTGCCAGAAGACCAGGTAATCTGACAGCATGTGCACCGCTGACGTTTGGCAGCTGGCAAGCTCTTGTGAGCATCTGTACCCGGGAGGAAGTCATGAAAGGCACTTGCCCTTCAAGAGACAGAAAGCTCAGCCTTTGCTCACTGAAAAAGGCATCCACTAACATGTGGATATGGACTGGGAACAAGCTGGGCATCACCAGCAGTCTGTGCAATAGTGCTGGTgtgagcctgggctgggaggttTCTATAGTCATGAGGTAGAGGGTTGGAGAGATGGCCAGAGACCATGTTTGCAGGGCACCAGGCGTGCAGTCTGCACTCCCAGCCTGCTGACCTGCCAATTAGTACCTTCCCCCTTGTCTGCCTGCCATGGTCATTGTCACCTCTCCCGTCAACATCGTTTCAAAGCACTTggaaacacagcactgaaacaCTTCTATACAAGGACACTCAAGAAGGGACACCTGTTGGAATCAAACAGCTTTGAGCACTCTACCAAAAGGAATCTAGGGCAGCTGTAACTCACCGTGACTGTGTCCTGGCTGAGGAACCCAGAAAGACTCCCTGTCCCATAGTGGATAGCAAATGAGGTGCCATTCTTCACATAGGTACTGGATTTAGAGGAGTCGTACTTGTTGTGCAGCACTGCAGTTGCGAAGGGGGACACAGGGTGACACATATGATTAGTGCTCCTTGATACCTATGGTTCCCCAATACCTAACCCTACACCACCTGGATTATCTAGACAAATGGACACTCAACAATGAAAAAGTGGGCCTGAACCCACCATTTGCTAAGCCTGGACTGCTTAACAAAGCATTTCCAACCTCTGGGGAATTAGGTGGGCAGATCCAATTCAGGCTGTTAAATCGGATTTGGCCACTGGGTATTAAAAGCATAGAGGTTATGTGGCTGGTGTGTCAGGGTGTGTTAGTCAGCAGTGAAATGTGTACCCCCCCATACCATGAAGAACCAGGGTGGCTTTAAATATAGCCTGCTCTGGGCATGAACATTTTCACCTCATGGACTTACCTGTTTCTTTTACTAAGACCAGATgaatttatttttggttttttttttacagagaggGCTCAAAGTATTCTTT contains the following coding sequences:
- the CTSD gene encoding cathepsin D, with product MGPRGLLLLLALAGSCAALIRIPLTKFPSMRRVLNEVGSEIPDVNALTQVLKFKLGFPDAAEPTPETLKNYMDAQYFGEIGIGTPPQNFTVIFDTGSSNLWVPSVHCSIMDIACMLHNKYDSSKSSTYVKNGTSFAIHYGTGSLSGFLSQDTVTLGDLKIRDQTFGEAVKQPGMTFIAAKFDGILGMAYPKISVDQVIPFFDNIMQQKLIKKNVFSFYLNRDPSAQPGGELLLGGTDPKYYSGEFSWMNVTRKAYWQIHMDSVSVASGLTLCHGGCEAIVDTGTSLITGPKAEVNKLQKAIGAKPLIKGEYVVPCGNVPTLPVITLTLGGNKYELTGEQYILKVSSAGQTVCLSGFSGLDVPPPGGPLWILGDVFIGPYYTVFDRDNNSVGFAKSA